From Triticum urartu cultivar G1812 chromosome 2, Tu2.1, whole genome shotgun sequence, a single genomic window includes:
- the LOC125538126 gene encoding subtilisin-like protease, producing the protein MGSFKLSLLFSLLTFLFLAIVNAGDDIGTYVIHVQPQEDRQLGTTDDDRKAWHQSFLPEHGRLLHSYHHVASGFSARLTRRELEAVSAMPGFVAAIPDVIYHVQTTHTPQFLGLDTALGVRNLSVGSGEGVIIGVLDTGVFPDHPSFSGFGMMPPPAKWKGRCDFNGSACNGHKLIGARTFISSGNGSAPGAAPVPPIDGHGHGTHTSSTAAGSAVPGAQVFGQANGTASGIAPRAHLAMYKVCDENGNCAGIDVLAGIDAAVSDGCDVISISLGFPPRPFYNDSVAIGTFAAAEKGIFVSMAAGNSGPISSSILNEAPWMLTVAASTMDRLISAKVTLGDNLSFDGESLFQPDNSMEASLVYAGASSTHLAQFCGNGSLDGFDVKDKIVLCDSGRYSPVDMGAEVLRAGGAGIIVGNQLLEGYITFPDAHVLPASQVSYAAGVEIKNYINSTTNPTANISFLGTVLGTSPAPVITYFSSRGPNVHSPGILKPDITGPGVNVIAAWPFQVGPPSIDLGPTFNILSGTSMSTPHLAGVAALIKSKHPDWSPAAIKSAIMTTADVTDRSGTPILNEQHKAASLFAVGAGHVNPEKAMDPGLIFDISLYDYIGYLCGMYKSEEVSVIARRAVNCSADMAIPDYQLNYPSVSVLFPPTWSSNPPISVERTVSNVGDVPALYYPEVDMPADSPVIVTVFPDKLLFTEANKVQKFDIDVEAKNSSATAVQGAVRWVSVKHTVRIPISVTFAAH; encoded by the coding sequence ATGGGAAGCTTCAAGCTCTCCTTGCTTTTCTCCCTTCTCACCTTCCTCTTCCTCGCCATTGTCAACGCCGGGGACGACATCGGGACGTACGTCATCCATGTGCAGCCCCAGGAGGACCGCCAGTTAGGCACGACCGATGACGACCGGAAGGCGTGGCACCAGTCCTTCCTCCCTGAGCATGGCCGTCTCCTCCACTCCTACCACCACGTCGCGAGCGGCTTCTCGGCGAGGCTGACGCGGAGGGAGCTCGAAGCTGTCTCCGCCATGCCCGGGTTTGTCGCCGCGATCCCGGACGTGATCTACCATGTGCAGACGACGCACACGCCGCAGTTCCTCGGGCTGGACACGGCGCTGGGTGTGAGGAACTTGTCCGTCGGGTCCGGCGAAGGCGTCATCATCGGGGTGCTCGACACCGGTGTCTTCCCCGACCACCCCTCCTTCAGCGGCTTCGGCATGATGCCGCCGCCGGCCAAGTGGAAGGGGAGGTGCGACTTCAACGGCTCCGCGTGCAACGGGCACAAGCTGATCGGTGCTCGGACCTTCATCAGCAGCGGCAACGGTAGCGCTCCCGGCGCCGCCCCCGTGCCGCCGATCGACGGGCATGGGCACGGCACGCACACGTCCAGCACcgccgcagggtcagccgtgccgggGGCTCAAGTGTTCGGGCAGGCAAACGGCACCGCGTCCGGCATCGCGCCCCGCGCACACCTCGCCATGTACAAGGTTTGCGACGAGAACGGCAACTGCGCCGGCATAGATGTACTCGCTGGCATCGACGCCGCCGTGTCCGACGGCTGCGACGTTATATCCATTTCGCTCGGCTTTCCGCCGCGGCCTTTCTACAACGACAGCGTCGCCATCGGCACGTTCGCCGCAGCGGAGAAGGGGATTTTCGTCAGCATGGCGGCTGGCAACTCCGGCCCGATCAGCTCCTCCATATTGAATGAGGCGCCATGGATGCTCACCGTCGCCGCGAGCACCATGGACCGTTTGATCAGCGCTAAGGTTACCCTTGGAGACAACCTCTCCTTCGACGGCGAGTCGCTCTTCCAGCCCGACAACTCAATGGAGGCCTCGTTGGTCTACGCCGGTGCGAGCTCGACGCACTTGGCCCAGTTCTGCGGCAACGGCTCGCTGGACGGCTTTGACGTTAAGGACAAGATAGTGCTCTGCGACAGCGGCCGCTACTCGCCGGTGGACATGGGGGCCGAGGTGCTGAGAGCCGGAGGCGCAGGCATTATTGTGGGCAACCAGCTTTTGGAGGGCTACATCACGTTCCCGGACGCGCACGTCCTGCCGGCCTCGCAAGTCAGCTATGCTGCTGGAGTGGAGATCAAGAACTACATCAATTCCACGACGAACCCGACGGCAAATATCTCCTTCCTCGGCACGGTCCTCGGCACATCGCCGGCGCCGGTCATCACCTACTTCTCCTCCCGTGGCCCCAACGTCCACAGCCCCGGCATTCTGAAGCCCGACATCACGGGCCCCGGCGTGAACGTGATCGCGGCGTGGCCGTTCCAAGTGGGCCCGCCGTCGATTGACCTCGGGCCGACCTTCAACATCCTCTCCGGCACGTCCATGTCGACGCCACACCTTGCTGGTGTCGCCGcgctgatcaagagcaagcacCCAGactggtcgccggcggcgatcaaGTCCGCCATCATGACGACTGCCGACGTCACCGACCGCTCCGGCACGCCGATACTCAACGAGCAGCACAAGGCTGCCAGCCTGTTCGCCGTCGGAGCCGGCCATGTCAATCCGGAGAAGGCCATGGACCCCGGCCTGATATTTGACATTTCCCTGTACGACTACATCGGCTACCTCTGCGGCATGTACAAGAGCGAAGAGGTCTCCGTGATCGCGCGACGCGCTGTGAATTGCTCGGCCGACATGGCGATCCCAGACTACCAGCTGAACTACCCGTCGGTCTCGGTGTTGTTCccgccaacttggagctcgaatCCTCCAATATCGGTGGAGCGCACGGTGTCGAATGTCGGAGACGTGCCGGCGCTGTACTACCCGGAGGTCGACATGCCGGCGGACAGCCCTGTGATCGTCACAGTTTTTCCAGACAAGCTCTTGTTCACCGAGGCGAACAAGGTGCAGAAATTCGATATAGATGTGGAGGCCAAGAACAGCAGCGCCACGGCGGTGCAGGGCGCCGTCCGGTGGGTGTCTGTCAAGCACACCGTGAGGATCCCAATCTCGGTTACCTTTGCCGCGCACTAG